From Coturnix japonica isolate 7356 chromosome 1, Coturnix japonica 2.1, whole genome shotgun sequence, the proteins below share one genomic window:
- the ETS2 gene encoding protein C-ets-2: MSEFAIRNMDQVAPVSSMYRGMLKRQPAFDTFDSSNSLFAGYFLSLNEDQTLQEVPTGFDSTSYESNNCELPLLTPCSKAVMSQALKDTFSGFTKEQCRLGIPNNPWLWTEQQVCQWLSWATNEFSLANVNMHQFLMSGQDLCNLGKERFLELAPDYVGDILWEHLEQMIKDSQEKTQDQYVESSHLTSVPHWVNNNSLTVNVDQTPYGMQMPGYTKALSYPKPNLLNDICQTSTGPNLLNPEQDFSLFPKTQVDAVSVNYCAVNQDFTRSNLNLLIDNSGKLREHESSESGAESYESSDSMLQSWNSQSSLVDLQRVPSYESFEDDCSQSLCMSKPTMSFKDYIQDRSDPVEQGKPVIPAAILAGFTGSGPIQLWQFLLELLTDKSCQSFISWTGDGWEFKLADPDEVARRWGRRKNKPKMNYEKLSRGLRYYYDKNIIHKTSGKRYVYRFVCDLQNLLGYTAEELHAMLGVQPDTED, from the exons CGGCAACCAGCGTTTGACACCTTTGATAGCTCCAACTCCCTGTTTGCTGGCTATTTTTTATCGCTAAATGAAGATCAAACACTCCAGGAAGTGCCGACAGGATTTGATTCTACATCTTACG AGTCCAACAACTGTGAATTGCCTCTATTAACCCCATGCAGTAAGGCTGTGATGAGTCAAGCCCTGAAAGATACTTTCAGTGGTTTCACAAAGGAACAGTGTCGGCTGGGTATACCAAATA aTCCCTGGCTGTGGACTGAACAGCAAGTTTGTCAGTGGCTTTCATGGGCTACCAATGAATTTAGCTTAGCAAATGTGAACATGCATCAGTTTCTTATGAGTGGTCAAGATCTCTGCAACCTGGGGAAGGAACGCTTCCTGGAACTTGCACCTGACTATGTGGGTGACATTCTGTGGGAGCACCTGGAGCAGATGATAAAAG acagccaagaaaaaacacaggaCCAATATGTGGAGAGCTCTCATCTCACCTCAGTTCCTCACTGGGTCAATAATAACTCCTTAA ctgttaaTGTGGATCAAACCCCCTATGGTATGCAGATGCCTGGATACACTAAAGCCCTCAGTTATCCCAAACCCAATCTCCTGAATGACATCTGCCAGACTTCCACAGGACCAAATCTCCTTAATCCAGAACAAGACTTTTCATTGTTCCCTAAAACCCAAGTAGATGCAGTTAGTGTGAACTACTGTGCAGTAAATCAAGATTTCACAAGAAGTAATCTGAACTTGCTGATAGATAATTCTG GTAAACTTAGAGAACATGAATCTAGTGAAAGTGGTGCAGAAAGCTATGAAAGCTCAGATTCAATGCTGCAGTCTTGGAACAGCCAGTCATCGCTGGTGGATTTACAGCGTGTGCCATCCTATGAGAGTTTTGAAGATGACTGTAGCCAGTCCTTGTGCATGAGCAAACCTACGATGTCTTTCAAAGACTATATTCAAGATCGAAGTGATCCTGTAGAGCAAGGGAAACCAGTTATACCAGCAGCGATTCTAGCTGGCTTTACTG GCAGTGGACCCATCCAACTGTGGCAAttcctgctggagctgctcactgACAAGTCCTGCCAGTCCTTTATTAGTTGGACTGGAGATGGATGGGAATTCAAACTTGCTGACCCAGATGAG GTGGCACggaggtggggaaggaggaaaaacaagccaaaaatgAACTATGAGAAGCTGAGCCGAGGGCTGCGCTACTATTATGACAAGAACATCATCCACAAGACCTCAGGGAAGCGCTATGTTTATCGCTTTGTGTGCGACCTGCAGAACTTGCTGGGATacacagcagaggagctgcatgCTATGCTGGGGGTGCAGCCTGACACTGAGGACTGA